The Apium graveolens cultivar Ventura chromosome 6, ASM990537v1, whole genome shotgun sequence genome contains a region encoding:
- the LOC141667309 gene encoding BTB/POZ domain-containing protein POB1-like: MAPDLSPGRVKDSPDFGFAFNEKNFSDRLLRIEIVAGFSAAKNDDDDDDEDDELDEFDEMGGHRKRRREDVNPQNVIGHEEQILNCNISDTEDGDMGANQGKDDVAMVEKLPSCNSLNSSQLGKLYASGGDESIHGKDARWSREGPIVLRVNTIHISSPILAAKSPFFYKLFSEGMREPDERQVTLRIQASEEAALMELLNYMYSNTLSTTEPSALLDILMAADKYEVASCMRYCSLLLRNVPMTCESALLYLDLPGVLATDAVESLTEAAKRFLALRYKDISKFTEEVLKLPLAGIEAVLSSDDLQVASEDVVYDLVLKWAKIHYPKLEERRKILGQRLSRVIRFPYMTCRKLKKALTCSDFNAEMVSKVVLEALFFKAEAPYRQRLYAAEEDSVTSYHRFVERAYKYRPVKVIEFEVPRQQRVVYLDLKREECASLFPSGRVYSQAFHLAGQGFFLSAHCNMDQQSSFHCFGLFLGMQEKGSVSFAVNYEFSARSKQTEGYQTKYSGNYTFTGGKAVGYRNLFAVPWTSFMADDSVYFINGVLHLRAQLTIKK; encoded by the exons ATGGCTCCGGACCTCTCTCCGGGTCGGGTCAAGGACTCGCCGGACTTCGGGTTCGCATTCAACGAAAAGAACTTCTCCGACCGTCTTCTCAGAATCGAAATCGTCGCCGGTTTTTCTGCTGCAAaaaatgatgatgatgatgatgatgaagatgatgagcTTGATGAGTTTGATGAAATGGGTGGCCATCGAAAGCGGCGAAGAGAAGATGTTAACCCTCAAAATG TAATTGGTCATGAGGAACAAATTCTGAATTGTAACATTTCGGATACAGAAGATGGCGATATGGGAGCGAACCAAGGAAAAGATGATGTAGCAATGGTCGAGAAATTACCTTCGTGCAATTCACTTAATTCTTCTCAACTTG GTAAACTATATGCTTCTGGAGGGGATGAATCTATTCATGGCAAGGATGCACGTTGGAGCAGGGAGGGTCCAATAGTTCTCCGAGTAAACACTATACACATTAGCTCTCCGATATTGGCAGCAAAAAGTCCATTTTTCTACAAG TTATTCTCGGAAGGAATGAGAGAGCCTGACGAACGACAGGTGACTTTACGGATACAAGCCTCTG AAGAAGCTGCTCTTATGGAACTTCTGAATTACATGTATAGTAATACCTTATCCACAACAGAACCTTCAGCTTTGCTAGATATTCTTATGGCTGCAGACAAGTACGAGGTTGCTTCATGTATGAGATACTGCAGCCTACTTCTGAGGAACGTACCTATGACTTGTGAGTCTGCCTTGCTTTATTTGGATCTTCCTGGTGTTTTGGCAACTGATGCAGTTGAGTCCCTAACAGAAGCAGCCAAGCGTTTTCTTGCCCTTCGCTACAAAGACATAAGCAA ATTTACAGAAGAGGTCCTAAAGTTGCCTTTAGCTGGAATAGAGGCTGTCCTATCCAGTGATGATTTGCAGGTAGCTTCTGAAGATGTTGTTTATGATTTGGTATTGAAGTGGGCCAAAATTCATTACCCAAAGCTAGAAGAAAGACGAAAGATTTTAGGTCAACGCCTCAGTCGGGTTATTCGTTTCCCTTACATGACCTGCCGAAAGTTAAAGAAGGCACTTACATGCAGTGACTTCAATGCAGAAATGGTATCTAAGGTGGTTCTTGAGGCTCTCTTTTTCAAGGCTGAGGCACCATATAGGCAGCGATTGTATGCTGCAGAAGAGGACAGCGTCACTTCATACCATCGTTTTGTGGAACGAGCCTACAAGTATCGGCCAGTCAAGGTAATTGAGTTTGAAGTGCCTCGGCAACAACGTGTTGTATATTTGGATCTGAAACGTGAAGAGTGCGCAAGTTTGTTTCCCTCTGGTAGGGTATATTCGCAAGCGTTTCATCTTGCAGGGCAGGGTTTTTTTCTGTCAGCTCATTGCAACATGGACCAGCAAAGTTCATTCCATTGTTTCGGGTTGTTCCTGGGTATGCAGGAGAAGGGATCCGTAAGTTTCGCAGTTAACTATGAATTTTCAGCTAGGTCAAAACAGACCGAGGGATACCAGACCAAGTACTCAGGGAACTATACATTCACAGGCGGTAAAGCTGTTGGATACAGGAACCTTTTTGCTGTACCGTGGACATCATTCATGGCCGATGACAGCGTGTATTTCATTAATGGAGTTCTACATTTAAGGGCCCAACTTACTATTAAAAAGTGA
- the LOC141664408 gene encoding ABC transporter C family member 10-like isoform X2 yields MERSIKEATLYTPLQGEEAGDGSKIDEDEEVTPFSNAGILSRMSFWWLNPLLKKGKLKVLEDSDLPKLQHADRADTCYSMFMGQLTAQTKKGTSGSPPVLSTIFIWQRKAILLSGLFALIKVLALATGPMLLKAFIRVAQGKEAFKYEGYALSAGLFLVKCLESLSERQWNFQTRLIGVQVRSMLSAAIYQKQLRLSNAAKAFHSPGQILNYVIVDAYRIGEFPYFFHRIWATCLQLCLALLVIYYCVGKAAVASLLAMILLVVGNSPMAKLQHRYLTKLMVAQDIRLKAITEAVTNMKVLKLYGWETHFRNVVEGLRKEEARWLSAILTQRGYYLALFWSYPIVITVVTFWACYLMRIPLDTSSVFTFLATIRIVQEHLRLLPDVAGSFIEAKVALTRILKFLEEPELQKRSAEGNCKEFEQCILINEASFSWDVNSLKVTLDKIDLNIKPGKKVAICGEVGSGKSTLLAAILGEVPSTKGTVQVYGKVAYVSQTAWIQTGTLQENILFGSLMDQEKYQEVLKRCSLVQDLKILPHGDRTVIGERGVNLSGGQKQRVQLARALYQDADIYLLDDPFSAVDAHTATSLFNEYVMGALSEKTVLLVTHQVDFLPVFDIVLLMSDGKILQADTYQQLLVHSPDFQNLLIVKSDATNPERRSYSYPQRPAISNQEIQEIDVEEEFKNGPSDQLMEKEHKETGDSGLKPYIQYLIQNRGFLYLSLSLIIHMLFIVGQLAQGVWLAAELQNPAISILILNVIYTGIGCAMSVCLLIRSYVVVVLGTKASKSIFYRAIVSIFRAPMSYFDSTPVGRILSRLSSDLSIVDLELAMKLATSLGSTMNTCLSFAILAVLTWPILFLIIPTVYITIVLQKFYIASANELMRIDGTTKSSVASQLAESIAGAESIRAFKEEDRFISENFRLIDANSIPHFHSFSANEWLIQRLEGLCAIIVSFSALGMTLMPLEASKSEKPENIVTAGDESPFDYSKAPKPFPVKLYPCKVYFTDDSSTDSSNASDSESEAIAGEESEIQTEKFKLPEIETETADQPFDYSNTPKPFPVKTYPTKVYFSDDSSTDSSYFSYSDSDETIMEEESKINKENSSEDGEKQLECPPNVAPAERIELDFNPEAETQAIQLAKFSTSELMSGVPTSSVLVKHGKKRPTEAEVGDKDSKRAK; encoded by the exons ATGGAAAGAAGCATCAAAGAAGCCACCCTCTATACACCTTTGCAAGGTGAAGAGGCTGGAGATGGCAGTAAAATCGACGAGGATGAGGAAGTTACTCCTTTCAGTAATGCCGGAATTCTGAGTAGAATGTCCTTTTGGTGGCTGAACCCACTACTGAAGAAGGGTAAACTGAAAGTTCTTGAGGACAGTGATCTCCCGAAATTACAACATGCAGATCGTGCAGATACATGTTACTCCATGTTTATGGGGCAGCTGACGGCACAGACGAAAAAAGGAACTTCTGGATCTCCTCCAGTTCTGTCAACTATATTTATCTGGCAGCGTAAAGCTATCTTACTGTCGGGTCTTTTTGCATTGATCAAGGTACTTGCACTTGCTACTGGCCCAATGCTGCTTAAAGCTTTCATACGGGTTGCTCAAGGTAAGGAAGCATTCAAATACGAGGGATATGCACTTTCTGCAGGCTTATTTTTGGTCAAATGTTTGGAATCCCTGTCAGAAAGACAATGGAACTTCCAAACAAGACTAATTGGAGTCCAAGTAAGATCTATGCTCTCTGCAGCAATTTACCAGAAGCAACTTAGACTATCAAATGCTGCTAAAGCATTTCATTCTCCAGGCCAGATACTGAATTATGTCATAGTAGATGCTTATAGAATTGGTGAATTTCCATATTTTTTTCATCGGATATGggcaacatgtcttcaattatgCCTCGCGCTTCTTGTCATTTACTATTGTGTAGGCAAAGCGGCGGTTGCATCTCTACTAGCAATGATATTGTTAGTAGTTGGAAATTCTCCAATGGCCAAATTGCAGCACAGGTACCTAACAAAACTCATGGTGGCACAAGACATAAGGCTCAAGGCCATTACAGAGGCAGTGACAAACATGAAAGTACTGAAGTTGTATGGTTGGGAGACACACTTTAGAAATGTTGTAGAAGGATTGAGGAAAGAAGAAGCAAGGTGGTTATCCGCAATTCTGACACAAAGAGGCTATTATCTAGCTCTCTTTTGGTCATACCCTATCGTAATAACAGTAGTTACTTTTTGGGCATGCTATCTGATGAGAATCCCTCTAGATACTAGCAGTGTGTTTACATTTCTTGCAACAATTCGTATTGTCCAGGAGCATCTTAGGCTTTTACCTGATGTTGCTGGAAGTTTTATTGAGGCAAAGGTTGCATTGACTCGTATTCTGAAGTTTCTCGAGGAACCTGAATTGCAAAAAAGAAGTGCAGAAGGTAATTGCAAGGAATTTGAGCAATGTATACTAATCAACGAAGCAAGTTTTTCATGGGATGTCAATTCTTTAAAGGTAACTTTGGACAAAATAGATTTGAATATAAAACCTGGCAAGAAGGTTGCAATTTGTGGAGAAGTTGGCTCAGGTAAATCAACCCTTTTAGCTGCAATTCTCGGAGAAGTTCCAAGTACCAAGGGCACG GTCCAGGTGTATGGAAAAGTAGCTTATGTTTCTCAGACGGCATGGATACAAACAGGAACACTACAAGAAAATATACTCTTCGGATCATTAATGGATCAAGAGAAGTACCAAGAAGTACTGAAAAGATGTTCACTTGTACAAGACCTGAAAATTCTTCCACATGGTGATCGCACAGTAATAGGAGAAAGAGGTGTTAACCTCAGCGGTGGGCAGAAGCAGCGGGTTCAACTTGCCCGTGCACTATATCAAGATGCAGATATataccttcttgatgatccattCAGCGCTGTAGATGCACATACTGCAACCAGTTTATTTAAT GAGTATGTCATGGGAGCTTTATCAGAAAAAACAGTTTTGCTCGTAACCCATCAAGTTGACTTCCTTCCTGTATTCGATATTGTTCTG CTAATGTCTGATGGAAAGATCCTACAAGCTGATACTTACCAGCAGTTGTTGGTCCATAGTCCAGATTTTCAGAATCTTCTGATTGTAAAAAGTGATGCTACCAATCCGGAGAGACGAAGTTATAGCTATCCACAAAGACCTGCAATTTCCAACCAAGAGATACAAGAAATTGATGTAGAAGAAGAGTTTAAGAACGGGCCATCAGACCAGTTGATGGAGAAAGAGCACAAAGAGACTGGAGACAGTGGTCTAAAACCTTACATACAATATCTAATACAAAACCGAGGATTCTTATACCTTTCATTATCACTTATAATCCATATGTTATTCATAGTTGGGCAATTAGCTCAAGGTGTTTGGTTGGCTGCTGAACTTCAAAATCCCGCAATAAGCATCCTCATACTAAACGTGATATACACTGGGATTGGGTGTGCAATGTCAGTGTGCCTACTCATTAGATCTTATGTAGTGGTTGTATTAGGTACTAAGGCATCAAAATCTATTTTTTACAGGGCAATAGTGTCAATCTTCCGAGCTCCTATGTCCTACTTTGACTCGACACCTGTTGGAAGGATACTGAGCCGG TTATCTTCTGATCTGAGTATCGTAGACCTTGAGTTGGCAATGAAATTGGCAACCTCACTTGGATCAACAATGAACACCTGTCTTAGCTTTGCAATATTGGCTGTACTCACCTGGCCTATCTTGTTTCTCATCATTCCCACAGTTTATATTACCATAGTTTTACAG AAATTCTACATAGCTTCAGCCAATGAGTTGATGCGTATTGATGGCACCACAAAGTCTTCAGTAGCAAGCCAACTGGCTGAGTCCATTGCTGGTGCAGAGTCCATAAGAGCGTTTAAAGAAGAAGATAGATTTATTTCAGAAAATTTCCGTCTTATTGATGCAAACTCGATTCCACACTTCCACAGTTTTTCAGCTAATGAGTGGTTGATACAACGTCTGGAAGGATTATGTGCCATCATTGTCTCATTCTCTGCACTTGGCATGACTTTGATGCCTCTTGAAGCTTCTAAATCAG AAAAACCCGAAAATATCGTCACTGCTGGCGATGAATCTCCCTTTGACTATAGTAAGGCACCAAAACCCTTTCCGGTTAAACTATATCCCTGTAAGGTATATTTCACGGACGACTCCTCCACTGACTCCTCTAACGCTTCAGACTCAGAGTCTGAAGCTATTGCGGGAGAAGAATCAGAAATTCAAACTGAGAAATTTAAGCTTCCTGAAATTGAGACTGAAACCGCTGACCAGCCCTTTGATTACAGCAACACACCAAAGCCATTCCCAGTCAAAACTTATCCCACGAAGGTGTATTTCTCCGATGACTCCTCCACTGACTCGTCTTACTTCTCCTACTCCGACTCTGACGAAACCATTATGGAAGAAGAATCCAAAATCAACAAAGAGAATTCCTCTGAAGACGGGGAGAAACAACTTGAATGCCCTCCCAATGTTGCCCCTGCTGAACGCATAGAGTTGGACTTTAACCCCGAAGCTGAAACTCAAGCTATACAGTTGGCCAAGTTTTCAACAAGCGAGCTCATGTCTGGAGTTCCCACTTCTTCTGTTTTG GTTAAACATGGAAAGAAACGTCCGACAGAGGCAGAGGTGGGTGATAAGGATTCAAAGCGAGCAAAGTAA
- the LOC141664408 gene encoding ABC transporter C family member 10-like isoform X1, producing the protein MERSIKEATLYTPLQGEEAGDGSKIDEDEEVTPFSNAGILSRMSFWWLNPLLKKGKLKVLEDSDLPKLQHADRADTCYSMFMGQLTAQTKKGTSGSPPVLSTIFIWQRKAILLSGLFALIKVLALATGPMLLKAFIRVAQGKEAFKYEGYALSAGLFLVKCLESLSERQWNFQTRLIGVQVRSMLSAAIYQKQLRLSNAAKAFHSPGQILNYVIVDAYRIGEFPYFFHRIWATCLQLCLALLVIYYCVGKAAVASLLAMILLVVGNSPMAKLQHRYLTKLMVAQDIRLKAITEAVTNMKVLKLYGWETHFRNVVEGLRKEEARWLSAILTQRGYYLALFWSYPIVITVVTFWACYLMRIPLDTSSVFTFLATIRIVQEHLRLLPDVAGSFIEAKVALTRILKFLEEPELQKRSAEGNCKEFEQCILINEASFSWDVNSLKVTLDKIDLNIKPGKKVAICGEVGSGKSTLLAAILGEVPSTKGTVQVYGKVAYVSQTAWIQTGTLQENILFGSLMDQEKYQEVLKRCSLVQDLKILPHGDRTVIGERGVNLSGGQKQRVQLARALYQDADIYLLDDPFSAVDAHTATSLFNEYVMGALSEKTVLLVTHQVDFLPVFDIVLLMSDGKILQADTYQQLLVHSPDFQNLLIVKSDATNPERRSYSYPQRPAISNQEIQEIDVEEEFKNGPSDQLMEKEHKETGDSGLKPYIQYLIQNRGFLYLSLSLIIHMLFIVGQLAQGVWLAAELQNPAISILILNVIYTGIGCAMSVCLLIRSYVVVVLGTKASKSIFYRAIVSIFRAPMSYFDSTPVGRILSRLSSDLSIVDLELAMKLATSLGSTMNTCLSFAILAVLTWPILFLIIPTVYITIVLQKFYIASANELMRIDGTTKSSVASQLAESIAGAESIRAFKEEDRFISENFRLIDANSIPHFHSFSANEWLIQRLEGLCAIIVSFSALGMTLMPLEASKSGYVGMALAYALSMNEFLVYAINMHCMLSNFIISVERLEQCMHIPSEAPEKIEENQPPLNWPSAGRIVINNLKVKYRPNGPLVLRGISCIFEGGHKIGIVGRTGSGKTTLISALFRLVEPTVGKIIIDDIDISKIGLHDLRSQLSIIPQDPTLFNGSVRYNIDPLFEHTDTEIWQVLEKCHLREAVQEKEEGLNSLVVQDGSNWSMGQRQLICLGRALLKRRKILVLEN; encoded by the exons ATGGAAAGAAGCATCAAAGAAGCCACCCTCTATACACCTTTGCAAGGTGAAGAGGCTGGAGATGGCAGTAAAATCGACGAGGATGAGGAAGTTACTCCTTTCAGTAATGCCGGAATTCTGAGTAGAATGTCCTTTTGGTGGCTGAACCCACTACTGAAGAAGGGTAAACTGAAAGTTCTTGAGGACAGTGATCTCCCGAAATTACAACATGCAGATCGTGCAGATACATGTTACTCCATGTTTATGGGGCAGCTGACGGCACAGACGAAAAAAGGAACTTCTGGATCTCCTCCAGTTCTGTCAACTATATTTATCTGGCAGCGTAAAGCTATCTTACTGTCGGGTCTTTTTGCATTGATCAAGGTACTTGCACTTGCTACTGGCCCAATGCTGCTTAAAGCTTTCATACGGGTTGCTCAAGGTAAGGAAGCATTCAAATACGAGGGATATGCACTTTCTGCAGGCTTATTTTTGGTCAAATGTTTGGAATCCCTGTCAGAAAGACAATGGAACTTCCAAACAAGACTAATTGGAGTCCAAGTAAGATCTATGCTCTCTGCAGCAATTTACCAGAAGCAACTTAGACTATCAAATGCTGCTAAAGCATTTCATTCTCCAGGCCAGATACTGAATTATGTCATAGTAGATGCTTATAGAATTGGTGAATTTCCATATTTTTTTCATCGGATATGggcaacatgtcttcaattatgCCTCGCGCTTCTTGTCATTTACTATTGTGTAGGCAAAGCGGCGGTTGCATCTCTACTAGCAATGATATTGTTAGTAGTTGGAAATTCTCCAATGGCCAAATTGCAGCACAGGTACCTAACAAAACTCATGGTGGCACAAGACATAAGGCTCAAGGCCATTACAGAGGCAGTGACAAACATGAAAGTACTGAAGTTGTATGGTTGGGAGACACACTTTAGAAATGTTGTAGAAGGATTGAGGAAAGAAGAAGCAAGGTGGTTATCCGCAATTCTGACACAAAGAGGCTATTATCTAGCTCTCTTTTGGTCATACCCTATCGTAATAACAGTAGTTACTTTTTGGGCATGCTATCTGATGAGAATCCCTCTAGATACTAGCAGTGTGTTTACATTTCTTGCAACAATTCGTATTGTCCAGGAGCATCTTAGGCTTTTACCTGATGTTGCTGGAAGTTTTATTGAGGCAAAGGTTGCATTGACTCGTATTCTGAAGTTTCTCGAGGAACCTGAATTGCAAAAAAGAAGTGCAGAAGGTAATTGCAAGGAATTTGAGCAATGTATACTAATCAACGAAGCAAGTTTTTCATGGGATGTCAATTCTTTAAAGGTAACTTTGGACAAAATAGATTTGAATATAAAACCTGGCAAGAAGGTTGCAATTTGTGGAGAAGTTGGCTCAGGTAAATCAACCCTTTTAGCTGCAATTCTCGGAGAAGTTCCAAGTACCAAGGGCACG GTCCAGGTGTATGGAAAAGTAGCTTATGTTTCTCAGACGGCATGGATACAAACAGGAACACTACAAGAAAATATACTCTTCGGATCATTAATGGATCAAGAGAAGTACCAAGAAGTACTGAAAAGATGTTCACTTGTACAAGACCTGAAAATTCTTCCACATGGTGATCGCACAGTAATAGGAGAAAGAGGTGTTAACCTCAGCGGTGGGCAGAAGCAGCGGGTTCAACTTGCCCGTGCACTATATCAAGATGCAGATATataccttcttgatgatccattCAGCGCTGTAGATGCACATACTGCAACCAGTTTATTTAAT GAGTATGTCATGGGAGCTTTATCAGAAAAAACAGTTTTGCTCGTAACCCATCAAGTTGACTTCCTTCCTGTATTCGATATTGTTCTG CTAATGTCTGATGGAAAGATCCTACAAGCTGATACTTACCAGCAGTTGTTGGTCCATAGTCCAGATTTTCAGAATCTTCTGATTGTAAAAAGTGATGCTACCAATCCGGAGAGACGAAGTTATAGCTATCCACAAAGACCTGCAATTTCCAACCAAGAGATACAAGAAATTGATGTAGAAGAAGAGTTTAAGAACGGGCCATCAGACCAGTTGATGGAGAAAGAGCACAAAGAGACTGGAGACAGTGGTCTAAAACCTTACATACAATATCTAATACAAAACCGAGGATTCTTATACCTTTCATTATCACTTATAATCCATATGTTATTCATAGTTGGGCAATTAGCTCAAGGTGTTTGGTTGGCTGCTGAACTTCAAAATCCCGCAATAAGCATCCTCATACTAAACGTGATATACACTGGGATTGGGTGTGCAATGTCAGTGTGCCTACTCATTAGATCTTATGTAGTGGTTGTATTAGGTACTAAGGCATCAAAATCTATTTTTTACAGGGCAATAGTGTCAATCTTCCGAGCTCCTATGTCCTACTTTGACTCGACACCTGTTGGAAGGATACTGAGCCGG TTATCTTCTGATCTGAGTATCGTAGACCTTGAGTTGGCAATGAAATTGGCAACCTCACTTGGATCAACAATGAACACCTGTCTTAGCTTTGCAATATTGGCTGTACTCACCTGGCCTATCTTGTTTCTCATCATTCCCACAGTTTATATTACCATAGTTTTACAG AAATTCTACATAGCTTCAGCCAATGAGTTGATGCGTATTGATGGCACCACAAAGTCTTCAGTAGCAAGCCAACTGGCTGAGTCCATTGCTGGTGCAGAGTCCATAAGAGCGTTTAAAGAAGAAGATAGATTTATTTCAGAAAATTTCCGTCTTATTGATGCAAACTCGATTCCACACTTCCACAGTTTTTCAGCTAATGAGTGGTTGATACAACGTCTGGAAGGATTATGTGCCATCATTGTCTCATTCTCTGCACTTGGCATGACTTTGATGCCTCTTGAAGCTTCTAAATCAG GATATGTTGGGATGGCTCTAGCATACGCCCTTTCGATGAATGAATTCCTCGTATATGCTATAAATATGCACTGCATGCTATCAAATTTCATCATTTCTGTGGAGAGGTTAGAACAGTGCATGCACATTCCTAGTGAAGCCCCTGAAAAAATAGAAGAAAACCAACCTCCGCTTAACTGGCCAAGTGCTGGGAGAATAGTAATCAACAATCTAAAG GTCAAATACCGTCCAAATGGTCCTCTGGTTCTGCGTGGAATTAGTTGCATTTTCGAAGGAGGGCATAAAATTGGAATAGTTGGCAGGACTGGCAGCGGGAAGACAACTTTGATAAGTGCCTTATTTCGCCTCGTGGAACCTACAGTTGGAAAGATTATAATAGATGACATAGATATCTCCAAAATTGGGCTGCATGACCTCAGATCCCAGCTTAGCATCATTCCACAAGATCCGACACTTTTCAATGGTTCTGTAAGATACAACATAGACCCTCTATTCGAGCATACTGATACTGAAATTTGGCAG GTTCTCGAGAAGTGTCACCTTCGAGAGGCCGTTCAAGAGAAAGAAGAAGGGTTGAACTCCTTAG TTGTTCAGGACGGTTCAAACTGGAGCATGGGACAGCGCCAGTTAATTTGCTTGGGACGGGCATTATTAAAGAGGAGGAAGATATTagtgttagaaaattag